A part of Ziziphus jujuba cultivar Dongzao chromosome 8, ASM3175591v1 genomic DNA contains:
- the LOC107404417 gene encoding U-box domain-containing protein 35 — translation MDGSVTVEADNNLALLPPSPYLGVAIAIKGNKKSKYIVKWALEKFVLEGIVFVKLIHVRESITAVPTPMGNLIPLSQVRDDVVAAYKKEVDWRTNEMLLPYKKMCIQQKVQVDSIVIESNDVPTAIAEEISKSGISKLVIGAPSPRMFTRKIKGLSSKISACTPSFCTVYAVSKGKLSSIRPSDSETVVSSKDDNSDTCSTVSTSSNASSLQTDTASVASSSHFHTPSLAMQRFQALATLNQTLLKTGKNSMENNHSRYHSLDFEESRDAISSCPCNYDVGCTLSQASSCRSLLKDNQSFTSDQVSISDVATDYSSSESQVNINFELEKLRIELRHARGMYAIAQSETNDASRKLNDLNKRRLEEAMRLKEINVKEERAKELAIQEKEKHEAAEKEAQCVRECAEREASLRKEAEMKAMHDAKEKEKLENALLGPVQQYHRFTWEEIVSATSSFSEDLKIGMGGYGTVYKCNIHHTTAAVKVLHSKENHENKQFQQELEILSKIRHPHLLLLLGACADHGCLIYEYMENGSLDDRLLQKDNTPPIPWFERFRIAWEVASALVFLHNSKPKPIIHRDLKPANILLDHNLVSKIGDVGLATMLNSDPSLSTMYRDTGPVGTLCYIDPEYQRSGLVTPKSDVYAFGMVILQLLTAKPAIALAHVVETAIADGNLLDMLDPKAGTWPLEETKKLAELGLSCAELRRRDRPDLKDQVLPALERLKEVADSARDSVFKVQLPPNHFICPILKDVMNDPYVAADGYTYDRKAIEFWLEENDTSPMTNLPLPNKNLLPNYTLLSAIMEWKSRQN, via the exons ATGGATGGAAGTGTAACAGTCGAAGCAGATAACAATCTGGCATTGCTGCCCCCTTCCCCTTATCTGGGCGTTGCTATAGCTATCAAAGGCAACAAGAAGAGTAAATACATAGTTAAATGGGCTCTGGAGAAGTTTGTTCTAGAGGGAATTGTTTTTGTGAAGTTGATACATGTCCGGGAAAGTATTACTGCGGTTCCCACACCAA TGGGAAATTTAATTCCTCTTTCACAAGTACGGGACGATGTAGTAGCAGCTTACAAAAAGGAAGTGGATTGGCGGACAAATGAAATGCTTCTTCCATAcaagaaaatgtgcattcaGCAAAAG GTACAAGTAGACAGTATAGTGATTGAATCAAATGATGTGCCAACTGCGATAGCAGAGGAGATCAGTAAGTCTGGTATTAGCAAGCTTGTTATAGGTGCCCCATCGCCTCGCATGTTTACAAG GAAAATTAAGGGTCTCTCCTCAAAAATTTCAGCGTGCACCCCAAGTTTCTGTACAGTCTATGCTGtttcaaaaggaaaattgtCATCTATACGTCCATCTGATTCAGAGACGGTTGTAAGCAGTAAAGATGACAACAGTGATACATGCTCTACTGTCAGTACTTCAAGCAATGCTTCCAGCTTACAGACTG ATACCGCCTCTGTTGCCTCAAGCTCACACTTCCATACTCCATCCCTAGCGATGCAGCGATTTCAAGCACTTGCAACTCTTAATCAAACTCTTCTTAAAACAGGAAAGAATTCAATGGAAAACAACCATTCCAGATATCATTCTCTGGATTTTGAGGAATCGAGGGATGCTATAAGTTCTTGTCCCTGTAATTACGATGTTGGATGCACATTAAGTCAGGCCTCCAGTTGCAGAAGCTTGCTTAAAGATAATCAGTCATTCACATCTGATCAAGTTTCCATCTCAGATGTGGCCACAGATTATTCTTCATCTGAGAGCCAG GTAAATATCAACTTTGAGCTAGAAAAGCTGAGAATTGAGCTAAGACATGCCAGAGGAATGTATGCAATTGCTCAAAGCGAGACAAATGATGCTTCACGAAAG CTAAATGATCTAAATAAACGCCGGTTAGAAGAAGCAATGAGGCTCAAGGAAATAAATGTTAAGGAGGAGAGAGCCAAAGAATTAGCAATACAGGAGAAGGAGAAGCATGAAGCTGCAGAAAAAGAAGCTCAGTGTGTAAGAGAATGTGCAGAAAGAGAAGCTTCTCTAAGAAAAGAAGCAGAGATGAAAGCCATGCATGATgctaaagagaaagagaaacttGAGAATGCTCTTTTGGGTCCTGTGCAGCAATACCATAGATTCACATGGGAAGAGATTGTTTCTGCCACCTCATCTTTCTCTGAGGATCTTAAGATTGGAATGGGTGGGTATGGAACTGTCTACAAGTGCAATATTCATCATACAACTGCTGCGGTGAAAGTACTCCACTCTAAAGAGAATCATGAGAACAAGCAGTTTCAACAGGAG CTTGAGATCTTGAGCAAAATTCGTCATCCGCATTTACTTCTCCTTCTTGGTGCATGTGCTGATCATGGTTGCCTAATTTATGAGTACATGGAGAATGGTAGCCTGGATGACAGATTGCTACAGAAAGACAATACTCCTCCCATCCCTTGGTTTGAGAGGTTCCGAATTGCTTGGGAAGTAGCCTCTGCTCTTGTTTTCCTCCACAACTCTAAACCAAAACCAATCATCCATCGTGATCTGAAGCCAGCAAACATCTTGCTCGATCATAATCTTGTGAGCAAGATTGGTGACGTTGGCCTTGCTACGATGCTTAATTCAGATCCTTCGTTATCTACAATGTACAGGGACACGGGGCCTGTTGGGACTCTCTGCTACATAGACCCTGAGTATCAAAGGTCTGGTTTAGTCACTCCAAAATCTGATGTATATGCTTTTGGAATGGTGATTTTGCAGTTGCTGACTGCTAAACCAGCAATTGCACTAGCTCATGTGGTAGAAACAGCCATTGCTGATGGCAATCTCTTGGACATGTTGGATCCAAAGGCTGGGACTTGGCCACTTGAAGAGACCAAGAAATTGGCTGAATTAGGACTGAGCTGTGCTGAGCTTCGTCGTAGAGATAGGCCTGACCTAAAAGATCAAGTTCTTCCTGCACTGGAGAGACTAAAAGAGGTTGCTGATAGTGCTCGGGATTCAGTTTTCAAAGTTCAATTACCACCAAACCACTTCATCTGTCCAATTCTTAAG GATGTTATGAATGATCCCTATGTTGCTGCGGATGGATATACCTATGATCGTAAAGCTATAGAATTTTGGCTTGAAGAGAATGATACATCACCTATGACAAACTTGCCATTGCCTAATAAGAATCTACTACCAAATTACACTCTTCTTTCAGCAATTATGGAGTGGAAGTCCAGACAAAATTGA
- the LOC107414159 gene encoding uncharacterized protein LOC107414159 gives MAMYIRVKRSKTTYFIQCEPTETILDIKQKLHVLIDQPVNDQRLILASTGEILEDSKTLADQKVENDAVVALTLRKDDNEFEEVNIARPDDFYQSRDVDGGTW, from the exons ATG GCCATGTATATTCGTGTCAAGCGTAGTAAGACGACTTACTTTATCCAGTGCGAACCAACTGAGACGATTTTAGATATTAAGCAGAAATTGCATGTCCTTATTGATCAACCTGTCAATGATCAGCGCTTGATCCTAGCCAGTACTGGGGAAATACTAGAGGATTCAAAGACATTGGCTGATCAGAAG GTTGAAAATGATGCTGTTGTGGCTCTGACCTTGAGAAAAG ATGATAATGAGTTTGAAGAGGTCAACATTGCACGCCCAGATGATTTCTACCAGTCCCGTGATGTAGATGGAGGCACTTGGTGA
- the LOC112490881 gene encoding derlin-1.1 — protein MSTPSEYYRSLPPVSKTYGVACLTATAAFYLQVYDPWTSIALDYGHVFKRLQVWRLITNFFFLGTFSFRFALRLIIIAKYGVSLEKGTFDKRTADYLWMLIFGALSLLVMAVVPAFSTPFMGPSLVFMLVYIWGREYPNARINVYGVVTLKGFYLPWAMLALDLIFGAPLMPDILGMVAGHLYYFLTVLHPLAGGKYIFKTPLWVHKFVAYWEGTQINAPVQRDPYAGVAFRGRSYRLNGNQTRTPEQAQTRRETETETQQPNSPEGEIAFRGRSYCLGDAH, from the exons ATGTCTACACCATCAGA ATATTATCGATCGCTGCCACCAGTGAGCAAGACCTATGGAGTGGCCTGTTTGACGGCCACAGCTGCATTTTATCTGCAAGTCTATGATCCTTGGACTAGTATTGCACTAGATTATGGCCATGTCTTCAAACGTCTTCag GTTTGGAGACTTATTACCAATTTCTTCTTTCTGGGTACATTTTCATTCCGATTTGCTCTTCGTCTTATAATAAT AGCAAAATATGGGGTTTCACTGGAAAAAGGAACTTTCGACAAGAGAACAGCAGACTATCTATGGATGTTGATATTTGGAGCTCTGTCACTTTTG GTGATGGCTGTGGTTCCAGCTTTCTCAACTCCATTTATGGGACCTTCCTTGGTTTTCATGCTTGTCTACATATGGGGCCGTGAATATCCAAACGCACGAATAAACGTGTACGGGGTCGTTACATTGAAG GGGTTCTATCTTCCATGGGCAATGCTAGCACTTGATTTAATTTTTGGAGCTCCTTTAATGCCAGACATTTTAGGAATGGTTGCAGGTCATCTATACTACTTTCTCACTGTGCTTCATCCTCTTGCTGGTGGCAAATACATTTTCAAGACTCCTCTATGGGT TCACAAATTTGTAGCATACTGGGAAGGAACCCAAATAAATGCCCCAGTGCAGCGTGACCCTTATGCTGGAGTTGCTTTCCGAGGAAGAAGTTACCGGCTAAATGGAAATCAAACTAGAACTCCAGAGCAGGCACAAACAAGAAGAGAAACAGAAACAGAAACACAGCAGCCTAATAGTCCGGAAGGTGAAATTGCTTTCCGAGGAAGAAGCTACTGTCTTGGTGATGCACATTAG